In Malus sylvestris chromosome 16, drMalSylv7.2, whole genome shotgun sequence, the following are encoded in one genomic region:
- the LOC126609009 gene encoding protein SIEVE ELEMENT OCCLUSION B-like — protein sequence MLGIAQNVVSKVTSAVATTAQHIEGELSLFTMSDTKILELIYATHVHEDDSFDVDSLFLVTETIIKHSTQIVDSIVQGTQVHVETIDEKPPKATFSSPLCTLKSIGCEMSCKPPGEEIAHKSTLAILNKLSTYSWEAKAVLAFAAFALEYGEFWLLAQTQQSDLLAKSVAILKRVPVLLKPTDLQKRRQAIVELNVLIKTTLQVIECIFELEKLSAYDPKDVPALAIAMDHIPVDVYWSIITIFSCATKITLLTSDEEKPYDLSQFAQKIHYILNKLKIQLLICKKQIEEAETYRKLRKLFQTPAEVMEVFKALIFTKDTVQPIIDGSTNKTVSIDVLRRKYVLLFISTLDISDDDISIVKPVYEGTKKDDKYKIVWIPIVEQWTDDLRKKFEVLRAKMPWYTVQYFAPVAGVRFIKEEWHFKGKPAVVVMNPQGKVENTNALHLIRIHGMKAFPFHKGIEDTLTNDKEWITPIVNDIHPTIQTWIKEEKYIFFYGGKDNDWIQQFTKKATTIANDPFIKELKINIELFCVGKSPKGGEDLGILGRFWNGIESLFFTKVNKQTDTVTKEVQKLLSYKNEGGWAVLTKGSTVVVSGHGFTILKVLDDFDTWKNFIKEKGFEFSFKAYYEKVIQTMRHCCRLDIPSVAGKVPETMKCPECPRTMETFVSYKCCHTDSPINAHH from the exons ATGCTAGGCATAGCACAAAATGTGGTGAGCAAGGTGACCTCGGCGGTCGCCACCACTGCTCAGCACATTGAGGGTGAGCTCAGCCTCTTCACTATGTCCGACACCAAAATATTAGAGCTCATTTATGCAACCCACGTCCATGAGGACGACTcctttgatgttgattctctcttccTTGTCACTGAAACCATCATCAAGCATTCGACCCAGATCGTTGATAGCATTGTGCAG GGCACCCAAGTACATGTTGAAACCATTGATGAGAAGCCCCCCAAAGCCACCTTCAGTTCTCCATTGTGCACTCTCAAGTCCATTGGCTGTGAG ATGTCATGCAAGCCACCAGGTGAAGAAATTGCCCACAAGTCAACCTTGGCAATACTCAACAAGCTCTCAACTTATTCATGGGAAGCCAAGGCAGTGCTGGCCTTTGCAGCATTTGCTTTGGAATATGGAGAGTTCTGGCTCCTTGCCCAAACTCAACAGAGTGACCTACTTGCTAAGTCCGTCGCAATCCTCAAGAGAGTGCCAGTCCTTCTCAAGCCCACGGACCTCCAGAAGCGCAGGCAAGCTATTGTCGAACTCAACGTCCTGATCAAGACCACATTGCAAGTGATTGAGTGCATCTTTGAGCTTGAGAAGCTTTCTGCTTATGATCCAAAGGATGTGCCAGCATTGGCAATTGCAATGGATCACATACCGGTCGATGTCTATTGGTCTATCATAACTATTTTTTCTTGTGCAACTAAGATCACCCTTCTAACCAGTGATGA AGAGAAGCCATATGATTTGTCCCAATTTGCTCAAAAAATCCACTACATCCTCAACAAGCTTAAGATACAATTGTTAATCTGCAAAAAACAGATAG AGGAGGCGGAGACGTACCGGAAGCTGAGGAAACTTTTTCAGACCCCTGCCGAAGTTATGGAGGTTTTCAAGGCCTTGATTTTCACTAAGGATACCGTGCAGCCAATTATTGATGGTTCGACTAACAAAACG GTTAGCATTGATGTGCTGAGGAGGAAGTATGTGCTTTTGTTCATTTCCACCCTTGACATTTCTGATGATGACATTTCGATTGTCAAACCAGTTTATGAGGGGACAAAGAAAGACGATAAGTATAAGATTGTGTGGATCCCTATTGTGGAGCAATGGACTGATGACCTACGAAAGAAGTTCGAGGTCTTGAGGGCCAAGATGCCATGGTACACTGTGCAGTATTTTGCGCCTGTAGCCGGCGTCAGATTCATCAAGGAGGAGTGGCACTTCAAGGGCAAGCCCGCTGTGGTAGTGATGAACCCGCAAGGCAAGGTGGAAAATACGAATGCTCTCCACTTGATTCGGATTCATGGAATGAAGGCATTTCCTTTTCATAAGGGAATAGAAGATACTCTCACAAATGACAAAGAATGGATCACTCCCATTGTGAATGATATTCACCCAACCATACAGACCTGG ATCAAAGAGGAGAAGTACATCTTCTTCTATGGAGGCAAAGACAATGACTGGATCCAGCAgttcacaaagaaagcaactaCCATTGCCAATGACCCCTTCATCAAGGAATTGAAGATCAATATTGAGCTATTTTGTGTTGGCAAGAGCCCGAAAGGCGGAGAAGACCTTGGAATTCTCGGGAGATTTTGGAATGGAATTGAGAGCTTGTTCTTCACCAAAGTCAACAAGCAAACTGACACTGTGACCAAAGAAGTCCAGAAGCTGCTTTCCTACAAAAATGAGGGTGGATGGGCTGTGCTTACTAAGGGGTCCACTGTGGTGGTGAGTGGCCATGGCTTCACAATCTTGAAGGTCCTTGACGACTTCGACACATGGAAGAACTTCATAAAGGAGAAGGGCTTTGAATTCTCGTTCAAAGCATACTACGAGAAGGTGATTCAGACTATGAGGCACTGCTGCCGCCTTGACATCCCGAGCGTTGCTGGAAAGGTCCCGGAGACCATGAAATGCCCAGAGTGTCCTCGCACCATGGAGACATTCGTGAGCTACAAGTGCTGCCACACTGATTCTCCCATCAACGCGCATCATTGA